From one Bacteroides intestinalis DSM 17393 genomic stretch:
- a CDS encoding IS1182 family transposase has translation MAKLHFRPYIPNQTVLFPQRIDENIASNDPVRIVNTVVDTLDLEGFNKLYKETGRCPYHPKMMLKVIIYAYMNNIYSCRKIEKLLLRDIHYIWLAGNEHPDFITINRFRNRVKEEINNVFTQLVLVLADKGFISLEVEYIDGTKIESKANKYTFVWRKSVEKHRTKLLDKIRILLEQVDEAIAQENSVKDTPAQFTPAMLSDIVDELKEVLEHQPATKDKEQKKALREKKKQLKELEGYRDKLMEYDNHLDTLGERNSYSKTDPDATFMRMKEDAMKNGQTKPGYNLQIGTENQFLIDFRLFPNPTDTLTLIPFFHSFQHRYNRLPAVGVADSGYGSEENYRFMQENGIEAFVKYNFFHKEQRPRYTPNPFHAESLHYNTEEDYYVCPMGQRMNRIGTRRDKTASGYITESARYKAQNCEGCPLRGSCFKAQGNRIIEVNHRLNQYKRQAREKLLSEEGIKHRGRRCIEPEAVFGQMKYNMAYRRFRHKGEDKVTMDFAFFAIAFNIKKMCAKLLKAGKGGTARIICILIRTIMTQYTRNIAAYYQISEKRVA, from the coding sequence ATGGCAAAGTTACATTTTCGTCCTTACATTCCCAACCAAACCGTTCTTTTTCCTCAAAGAATTGATGAAAACATTGCGTCGAACGACCCGGTTCGCATAGTTAACACAGTTGTTGATACTCTCGATCTTGAAGGTTTCAATAAACTTTATAAAGAAACCGGCCGCTGTCCTTATCATCCTAAAATGATGCTTAAGGTAATTATCTACGCCTACATGAATAATATCTATTCGTGCCGTAAAATAGAGAAGCTTCTCTTGCGTGACATTCATTATATCTGGCTTGCCGGTAATGAGCATCCGGATTTTATCACCATCAATCGTTTTCGTAACCGTGTAAAGGAGGAGATAAATAATGTATTCACCCAGTTAGTTCTTGTCCTTGCCGACAAAGGTTTCATCAGTCTTGAGGTGGAGTATATCGACGGCACTAAGATTGAATCCAAAGCCAACAAATATACTTTTGTCTGGCGCAAGAGTGTTGAAAAGCACCGCACGAAGTTGCTGGACAAGATTCGTATCCTTCTGGAACAGGTGGACGAAGCCATTGCACAAGAAAACTCCGTAAAAGACACACCCGCCCAATTCACTCCCGCCATGCTCTCTGACATAGTGGATGAACTTAAAGAAGTCCTAGAACACCAGCCTGCGACAAAGGATAAGGAACAAAAGAAAGCCCTGCGCGAAAAGAAGAAACAGCTCAAGGAACTTGAAGGGTATCGTGACAAGCTGATGGAATACGACAATCATCTTGACACTCTTGGAGAACGTAATTCCTATTCCAAGACTGATCCTGATGCCACATTCATGCGTATGAAAGAAGACGCCATGAAGAACGGGCAGACCAAGCCCGGATATAATTTGCAAATAGGTACTGAAAACCAATTTCTCATAGACTTCCGACTGTTTCCCAACCCTACCGATACACTGACGCTCATTCCTTTCTTCCACTCCTTCCAACATCGCTATAACCGCTTACCCGCTGTCGGGGTGGCAGACTCCGGTTACGGCTCAGAAGAAAATTACCGGTTCATGCAGGAGAACGGGATAGAAGCCTTTGTCAAGTATAACTTCTTCCATAAAGAACAGCGTCCCCGTTATACTCCCAATCCGTTCCATGCGGAAAGTCTCCATTACAATACAGAAGAGGATTATTACGTTTGCCCTATGGGGCAGCGCATGAACCGTATAGGGACCAGACGTGACAAAACTGCAAGCGGATACATCACCGAAAGTGCACGTTATAAAGCACAAAATTGCGAGGGTTGTCCTTTGCGTGGCAGTTGCTTTAAAGCCCAGGGAAATCGTATTATAGAAGTCAATCACCGGTTAAACCAATACAAACGGCAGGCACGGGAAAAATTGCTCTCAGAGGAAGGTATCAAGCATAGAGGCAGGAGGTGTATAGAACCGGAAGCTGTGTTTGGACAAATGAAATACAACATGGCATACCGCCGGTTCAGACATAAAGGAGAAGACAAGGTTACGATGGACTTTGCTTTCTTTGCTATAGCTTTTAATATCAAAAAAATGTGCGCTAAACTACTAAAAGCAGGAAAGGGAGGGACTGCACGCATTATATGTATTCTTATCAGAACAATTATGACGCAATATACGAGGAATATAGCCGCGTATTACCAAATTAGTGAAAAAAGAGTCGCATAG
- a CDS encoding glycoside hydrolase family 25 protein produces the protein MATKTNSTPRRKPTSRSAVPAARRGKKKSKERIMPTWLRTILAVGIIAVFSVGFYWFFIRPYAYRWKPCYGQKGYGVCMPCDYEVHGIDISHYQGSIDWVQLTSNKTTKFPIHFVFMKATEGGDHADDTFPFNFDQAHRYGFIRGAYHFFSPKTDPHKQADFFIRTVQLIPGDLPPVLDVETIGKSTPHDLKIAVKTWLDRVESHYGVKPILYTSYKFKSRYLNDSVFNTYPYWIAHYYVDSVKYEGPWHFWQHTDVGNVPGIKEEVDLNVFNGSLEQLQALTLQK, from the coding sequence ATGGCAACTAAAACTAATTCTACACCTCGTCGAAAACCAACTTCCCGTTCTGCTGTACCTGCTGCACGCCGCGGTAAGAAAAAGAGCAAAGAACGTATCATGCCCACATGGTTGCGTACTATACTTGCTGTTGGGATTATTGCTGTGTTTTCTGTCGGGTTTTATTGGTTTTTCATTCGCCCGTATGCTTATCGCTGGAAGCCTTGTTATGGTCAGAAAGGATATGGTGTCTGTATGCCCTGTGACTATGAAGTGCATGGCATTGATATCTCCCATTATCAAGGTAGTATAGATTGGGTACAACTGACATCTAATAAAACAACCAAATTTCCTATCCATTTTGTCTTTATGAAAGCCACTGAGGGTGGTGACCATGCTGACGATACTTTCCCGTTCAATTTTGATCAGGCACATCGTTATGGTTTTATCCGTGGGGCTTACCATTTCTTTTCTCCCAAAACAGATCCCCATAAGCAAGCTGATTTCTTTATCCGTACGGTTCAGCTTATTCCCGGTGATCTCCCCCCTGTACTTGATGTCGAAACTATTGGTAAAAGTACGCCCCATGACCTGAAGATTGCCGTTAAAACCTGGCTCGACCGTGTAGAGTCGCATTATGGTGTGAAACCTATTCTTTATACTTCCTATAAATTTAAAAGCCGCTATCTTAATGATTCGGTATTCAATACGTATCCCTACTGGATTGCTCATTATTACGTAGATTCCGTCAAGTACGAAGGTCCCTGGCACTTCTGGCAACATACTGATGTAGGCAATGTTCCGGGCATTAAGGAAGAAGTTGACTTGAACGTATTTAATGGCTCATTGGAACAATTGCAGGCTCTCACTTTACAAAAATAA
- a CDS encoding diphosphate--fructose-6-phosphate 1-phosphotransferase has protein sequence MTKSALQIARAAYQPKLPKALKGAVKAVAGAATQSVADQEAIQKLFPNTYGMPLIKFEATDEVVNFPAMNVGVILSGGQAPGGHNVISGIFDGIKNLNKDSKLYGFILGPGGLVDHNYMELTSDIIDEYRNTGGFDIIGSGRTKLEKEDQFEKGLEILKQLDIKALVIIGGDDSNTNACVLAEYYAAKKCGVQVIGCPKTIDGDLKNEMIETSFGFDTACKVYSEVIGNIQRDCNSARKYWHFIKLMGRSASHIALECALQVQPNVCIVSEEVEAKDMSLDDVVTYIAQVVANRAAQGNNFGTVLIPEGLIEFIPAMKRLIAELNDFLAANAEEFSQIKKSHQRDYIIRKLSPENSAIYASLPEGVARQLTLDRDPHGNVQVSLIETEKLLSEMVATKLAAWKEEGKFVGKFASQHHFFGYEGRCAAPSNYDADYCYSLGYTAASLIANGKTGYMSSVRNTTAPADQWIAGGVPITMMMNMERRHGEMKPVIQKALVKLDGAPFKAFAAQRDQWAITTDYVYPGPIQYFGPTEVCDQPTKTLQLEQAK, from the coding sequence ATGACAAAAAGTGCATTGCAAATTGCAAGGGCTGCTTATCAGCCCAAACTTCCGAAAGCGCTGAAGGGTGCCGTTAAGGCGGTAGCTGGAGCAGCTACTCAATCTGTAGCCGATCAGGAAGCTATCCAAAAGTTGTTCCCTAATACGTACGGAATGCCTTTGATCAAGTTTGAGGCTACTGACGAAGTGGTTAACTTCCCTGCTATGAATGTGGGCGTTATCCTTTCCGGTGGTCAGGCTCCCGGCGGTCACAATGTGATTTCCGGTATTTTCGACGGTATCAAGAATTTGAATAAAGACAGTAAGTTATATGGTTTCATCCTTGGCCCCGGCGGTTTGGTAGATCATAACTATATGGAGCTGACTTCAGACATCATTGACGAATACCGTAACACAGGTGGTTTCGATATCATCGGTTCCGGTCGTACCAAATTGGAGAAAGAAGACCAGTTTGAAAAAGGTCTGGAAATCCTGAAGCAACTTGATATCAAAGCATTGGTTATTATCGGTGGTGACGACTCAAACACGAATGCCTGCGTACTGGCTGAATATTATGCAGCTAAGAAGTGTGGAGTACAGGTAATCGGTTGTCCGAAGACTATCGACGGTGACTTGAAGAACGAAATGATTGAAACTTCTTTCGGTTTCGACACTGCTTGTAAGGTTTACTCTGAAGTTATCGGTAACATTCAACGCGACTGTAACTCTGCTCGCAAATACTGGCACTTCATCAAGTTGATGGGACGTTCTGCTTCTCACATTGCATTGGAATGTGCTTTGCAGGTGCAACCTAACGTTTGTATCGTATCAGAAGAAGTTGAGGCAAAAGATATGTCTTTGGACGATGTCGTAACTTACATTGCACAGGTAGTAGCCAACCGCGCTGCTCAAGGCAACAACTTCGGTACAGTTTTGATTCCTGAAGGTCTGATTGAATTCATCCCGGCTATGAAACGTCTGATCGCTGAGTTGAACGACTTCCTTGCTGCCAATGCTGAGGAATTCTCTCAGATTAAGAAATCTCACCAACGTGATTATATCATCCGCAAACTGTCTCCGGAAAATTCTGCTATCTATGCCAGCCTGCCCGAAGGCGTTGCACGTCAGCTGACGCTGGATCGCGACCCGCACGGAAACGTACAGGTATCTCTGATTGAAACAGAAAAACTGTTGTCGGAAATGGTGGCTACTAAGCTCGCTGCATGGAAAGAAGAAGGTAAATTTGTTGGTAAGTTCGCTTCTCAACATCACTTCTTCGGTTATGAAGGCCGTTGCGCTGCTCCGTCTAACTACGATGCTGACTATTGCTACTCACTGGGTTATACAGCTGCTTCTCTGATTGCTAACGGCAAGACTGGTTATATGTCTTCTGTACGCAACACTACAGCTCCTGCTGACCAATGGATTGCAGGTGGTGTGCCCATCACGATGATGATGAACATGGAACGCCGTCACGGTGAAATGAAACCGGTTATCCAGAAAGCTCTGGTGAAACTGGATGGTGCTCCATTCAAGGCATTTGCTGCTCAGCGCGATCAGTGGGCTATCACTACAGACTATGTATATCCGGGACCGATTCAGTACTTCGGACCTACAGAAGTTTGTGACCAGCCGACAAAGACTTTGCAGTTAGAGCAAGCTAAATAA
- a CDS encoding 1-acyl-sn-glycerol-3-phosphate acyltransferase, with the protein MKKAIYSFIYYRILGWKTNVTVPDYDKCVITAAPHTSNWDLFIGKLFYGAIGRKTCFMMKKEWFFFPLGLIFKAVGGIPVDRGRKTSLVDQMAARFARSKKFQLAITPEGTRKANPNWKKGFYFIALKAQVPIVMIGIDYTTKTISATKAIMPSGDIEKDMREVKLYYKDFKGKNPKNFALGNI; encoded by the coding sequence ATGAAAAAAGCAATATATAGCTTTATCTACTATCGCATTTTGGGATGGAAGACAAACGTGACGGTGCCGGATTATGATAAATGTGTGATAACTGCAGCACCTCATACATCTAATTGGGATTTATTTATCGGCAAACTATTTTACGGAGCTATCGGGCGGAAAACCTGCTTCATGATGAAAAAAGAATGGTTCTTCTTTCCGCTGGGACTAATATTCAAAGCCGTGGGTGGCATACCGGTGGATCGGGGACGTAAAACATCATTAGTAGACCAGATGGCGGCAAGATTCGCCAGAAGCAAGAAATTCCAGCTTGCCATTACACCGGAAGGCACCCGTAAGGCAAATCCGAATTGGAAAAAAGGATTTTATTTTATTGCATTGAAAGCGCAAGTGCCTATTGTAATGATAGGTATTGATTATACCACCAAAACGATTTCTGCGACAAAGGCGATCATGCCGTCGGGAGATATCGAAAAGGATATGCGCGAGGTAAAGCTCTATTATAAAGATTTCAAAGGAAAGAACCCGAAAAACTTTGCTTTAGGAAACATTTAA
- a CDS encoding amidohydrolase, whose amino-acid sequence MRVTLLQTDIVWEDKQENLRLLREKLIKLRGEAEIVVLPETFSTGFSMDSRRLAEPVSGETISTLRQWAAEFHLAITGSYIACDESSTSLQALPCYNRAFFLTPEGEAYYYDKRHLFRMGQETEHFTAGSQRPVISYRGWNILLLVCYDLRFPVWSRNVNNEYDLLIYVANWPVPRRRVWDILLQARALENISYVCGVNRIGTDGNQMPYSGGSVIYSPKGDLLTSVPDYEEGTTTATLDLSVLREFRQKFPAWKDADAFSIRLWNE is encoded by the coding sequence ATGCGTGTAACTCTATTACAAACAGATATTGTTTGGGAAGATAAACAAGAAAATCTCCGCTTGCTCCGGGAAAAGCTGATAAAGCTCCGTGGAGAAGCGGAGATTGTTGTCTTGCCCGAAACTTTCTCTACCGGTTTCAGTATGGATAGCCGGAGACTGGCTGAGCCGGTATCAGGTGAAACAATTTCCACCCTGCGTCAGTGGGCAGCAGAATTCCATTTGGCTATTACGGGCAGTTACATAGCCTGTGATGAAAGCAGCACCTCTCTCCAAGCCCTCCCCTGCTACAATCGTGCTTTTTTCCTGACTCCTGAAGGAGAAGCTTATTACTACGATAAACGACACCTTTTTCGCATGGGCCAGGAAACGGAGCATTTTACAGCAGGTAGCCAACGCCCTGTCATCTCCTACCGAGGGTGGAATATACTGCTGCTGGTCTGCTATGACCTTCGCTTCCCGGTATGGAGCCGGAACGTAAATAATGAATATGATCTTCTGATATACGTTGCCAACTGGCCCGTTCCCCGCCGTCGGGTGTGGGATATTTTGTTGCAAGCCCGTGCACTCGAAAATATTAGTTATGTTTGCGGTGTCAATCGCATTGGTACGGATGGAAATCAAATGCCATATAGTGGCGGCAGTGTCATTTATTCGCCAAAGGGCGATTTGCTTACCAGCGTGCCCGACTATGAAGAAGGAACCACCACCGCAACTCTCGACCTCTCTGTACTG